TGAGATATGCCGCCACAGGCCTGCGCCCAGCGCCTCGATGCGCCGCAGGCCGGACCAGTTCACCAGCAGATACAGTCCGATACCAACCATCACCAGGCCGGTGACAACACGGAGCAGGCCCAGCCAGACCTGGCTGTCCAGGCCACTGCCTGCAACGGCCCCAAGAAACCCCACGACTGCACCGAACAGGGCGTAGCTGGTGATCCGCCCGGTGTTGTAGGCCATGGCGTAGGACGCCGCGGTGAGCGCGGAACCCTTCGGCGCCGAACTGCCAAGCGCGCCGGCGATACCGCCGCACATGCCCAGACAGTGGGTGCTGCCGACGAATCCGATCAGTAACGCGGCCACCAGCGTCAGTTCAGAGTCCATGCGATCTGCTCCTGGGGCCCCGGTAACCGCGACGGCCCTGCGATCGGCCAAAAAAAAGGGTCAGGCCGATTGGCCTAACCCTTCCATTCTGGCTCCCCGGGACGGGCTCGAACCGCCGACCCAGTGATTAACAGTCACTTGCTCTACCAACTGAGCTACCGGGGATCTGTTCAGGGCCGCTATTCTACAGAACGGCGGCCGGCCGTCAACCGGCCGGAAACCGCCTCATCCCAGCGCCTTCGCCAGCCGCTCCATCGCCTTCTCCAGGTTCTCCATGCTGGTGGCGAAGGAGATCCGGGCGTAGCCGTCGAGGCCGAAGGCGGAGCCCGGGACCAGGGCCACGTTGGCCTCGTTGATCAGGTGCTCGGCCAGCTCCATGTCGTTCTTCAGGCCGAGGTTCTTGATGGCACCCTGCACCCGGGGGAAGGTGTAGAAGGTGCCGTCGCCCTCGATGGCCTCGATGCCCTTGATGTCGTTCAGGGCCTTGACCACGAAGTCGTGGCGCTCCTTGAAGGCCTTGAGCATGGGCGCGATGCAGCCCTGGTCACCCGTGAGCGCCGCCACCGAGGCGGCCTGGGCGATGGAGCACGGGTTGGAGGTGCTCTGGGACTGGATCTTCTTCATGGCGCCGATGACGTCCGCCGGGCCGGCGGCGTAGCCGATGCGCCAGCCGGTCATGGAGTAGCCCTTGGAGACGCCGTTGATGACGATGGTCCGATCCTTCAGGGACGGACAGGCGTTGACGATGTTGGTGAACGGCTCGTCCGCCCAGAGGATGTGCTCGTAGATGTCGTCGGTGAGCACCAGGGCCCGCGGGTAGTCCTCGAGCACCTTGCCCAGCGCCTCCAGCTCGGCGCGGGTATAGGCGACGCCGGTGGGGTTGGACGGGCTGTTCAGGATCACCAGCCGGGTCTTGCTGGTGAGCGTGGCTTCCAGCTGCTCCGGGGTGATCTTGAACCGCTGTTCCTTGGTGGCTTCGATCTCCCGCGGCACGGCATCCGCCAGCAGGGCCATGTCCGGGTAGGAGACCCAGTAGGGGATCGGGATCACCACCTCGTCATCCGGGTTCAGCACAGCCTGCATCACGTTGTAGATGCTGTGCTTGGCGCCGGCGGAGACGAGGATCTGATTGCCCTCGTAGTCCAGCCCGTTCTCCCTGGAGAACTTCTGTTGCACCGCCTGCTTGAGCTCGGGGGTGCCATCAACGGGCGTATACTTGGTCTTGCCGGCGCGAATCGCCTCGATGGCGGCCTCTTTGATATGCTCCGGCGTGTCGAAATCAGGCTCCCCGGCACCCAGGCCGATAATGTCGTGGCCGGCTGCGCGCATTTCCGCGGCGCGGGCCGTCACGGCGAGGGTA
The DNA window shown above is from Aquisalimonas sp. 2447 and carries:
- a CDS encoding sulfite exporter TauE/SafE family protein, with protein sequence MDSELTLVAALLIGFVGSTHCLGMCGGIAGALGSSAPKGSALTAASYAMAYNTGRITSYALFGAVVGFLGAVAGSGLDSQVWLGLLRVVTGLVMVGIGLYLLVNWSGLRRIEALGAGLWRHISPLARRLLPPRNQIQAFAVGGLWGWLPCGLVYTMLLTAAVSGSTLSGASVMIAFGLGTLPAMAGVTVAGNLLRKHMFKLRRAGGSLILAFGIWTLATPLWHALHTSHGMH
- a CDS encoding pyridoxal phosphate-dependent aminotransferase, yielding MDNSLANRVQRVKPSPTLAVTARAAEMRAAGHDIIGLGAGEPDFDTPEHIKEAAIEAIRAGKTKYTPVDGTPELKQAVQQKFSRENGLDYEGNQILVSAGAKHSIYNVMQAVLNPDDEVVIPIPYWVSYPDMALLADAVPREIEATKEQRFKITPEQLEATLTSKTRLVILNSPSNPTGVAYTRAELEALGKVLEDYPRALVLTDDIYEHILWADEPFTNIVNACPSLKDRTIVINGVSKGYSMTGWRIGYAAGPADVIGAMKKIQSQSTSNPCSIAQAASVAALTGDQGCIAPMLKAFKERHDFVVKALNDIKGIEAIEGDGTFYTFPRVQGAIKNLGLKNDMELAEHLINEANVALVPGSAFGLDGYARISFATSMENLEKAMERLAKALG